The Arcanobacterium pinnipediorum genome includes a region encoding these proteins:
- the rapZ gene encoding RNase adapter RapZ: protein MDNINDTANIPLGVILDDATAQLPPPEIPEILIITGMSGAGRSKAAATLEDLGWYVVDNLPPRLLSALAGLVTPTSGVRRLAAVVDVRSQEFFEELDEVMQSLRQHSVDYRILFLDASNQALIQRYESVRRPHPLQGDGRLLDGLSQERTILEPLRQRADTVIDTTDLSVHDLSRKVRQLVASTSDTDPHLTVMSFGFKYGLPMDADHVADVRFLPNPYWVTELRKLTGKDEPVRDFVLGIDGAQEFGDKYVDLIHPILQGYARELKPYVTIAIGCTGGKHRSVAMTEYVSERLRSLGHSVRTIHRDLGRE, encoded by the coding sequence ATGGACAACATCAATGATACCGCGAATATTCCGCTTGGAGTCATCTTGGATGATGCGACTGCACAGTTGCCTCCCCCGGAAATACCAGAGATTTTGATTATCACTGGTATGTCAGGTGCTGGCAGATCTAAAGCCGCAGCTACCTTAGAGGATTTGGGGTGGTATGTCGTCGATAATTTACCGCCACGCTTACTTTCGGCTCTTGCTGGTCTTGTTACCCCTACCTCCGGTGTCCGCCGACTGGCTGCTGTTGTTGATGTGCGCTCCCAAGAATTCTTCGAAGAACTCGACGAAGTTATGCAGTCCTTGCGGCAACATTCAGTTGATTACCGTATTCTTTTCCTTGACGCTTCGAATCAAGCTCTTATACAGCGCTATGAGTCGGTGCGCCGCCCCCATCCGTTACAAGGAGATGGGCGGTTGCTAGATGGGCTGAGCCAAGAGCGCACCATCTTAGAACCGTTGCGCCAGCGAGCCGATACCGTTATTGATACCACGGATTTATCGGTCCACGATCTGTCTCGAAAAGTACGCCAACTTGTTGCTTCTACCTCCGATACTGATCCACATTTAACTGTGATGAGTTTTGGGTTTAAGTACGGTTTACCGATGGATGCTGACCACGTTGCCGATGTTCGATTCTTGCCTAATCCATATTGGGTTACTGAGTTACGCAAACTCACCGGCAAGGATGAACCTGTTCGAGATTTTGTGCTTGGGATTGATGGGGCACAGGAGTTCGGTGATAAATATGTAGACCTTATCCATCCGATTCTCCAAGGCTATGCGCGTGAACTAAAACCCTATGTCACGATCGCGATTGGCTGCACCGGAGGTAAGCACCGCTCGGTTGCGATGACTGAATACGTCTCTGAACGTTTGCGTTCTCTTGGACATTCGGTGCGCACCATTCACCGTGATTTAGGTCGTGAATGA
- the uvrC gene encoding excinuclease ABC subunit UvrC, translating to MADPRSYRPTDIPATPGVYRFIDDEGRVIYVGKASSLRNRLSNYFQDPAQLHPRTRAMVYTAVDVKWVVVASEIEALTLEYAWIKEFAPRFNVMYRDDKSYPYLAITMSEKYPRVLVTRNAHRRADKYYGPYTKVWAVREALDLLLRVFPMRSCTKGVFNAAQRSGRPCLNGYIDRCAAPCVGRVSDEEHRHIAREMIAFLDSSGEELISEKTEQMKQAALAEDFEKAARLRDDIAALTTVAERNSVVLDSDIDADIFGLEFDELEASVQVFYVRAGRIRGQRGWVTSVEDLDKSALLNQLILQVYGEYAPMPKTKKRSQARSVDDVEHTATDAIPREIWLPALPDDHQALQTWLTQLRGAGVKIRVPQRGTKAQLAQTVHTNAVHALQRHKIERAGDITERSQALEELREGLDLKRAPLRIECYDISHTQGTHQVASMVVFEDGLAKKSDYRHFIVRGPDGTGARDDTAAMDEVLRRRLARLEQGDDTDDIFDDELQPVSSQPTTPRKFAYKPDLIVVDGGLPQVNAAQRVVEDMGADVTIIGLAKRLEEIWIPGEEFPVILSRSSPALRLLQYVRDESHRFAITFHRKKRSKAMTRSALDEIPGLGPAKQKALLKKFGSLAKIRVATRDELMQTPGIGPALADVVLAQLAKNTT from the coding sequence ATGGCTGATCCGCGCAGTTATCGACCCACCGATATTCCCGCGACCCCCGGAGTCTATCGGTTTATTGACGACGAAGGACGCGTAATTTACGTCGGTAAAGCCTCTTCGTTGCGCAACCGACTCAGTAACTATTTCCAAGACCCGGCGCAGTTGCATCCGCGTACCCGTGCCATGGTCTATACGGCGGTGGATGTTAAGTGGGTTGTGGTCGCCTCCGAGATAGAGGCATTGACGCTTGAATATGCATGGATTAAGGAGTTTGCGCCCCGGTTTAACGTGATGTATCGGGATGATAAATCCTATCCATATCTCGCCATCACGATGAGTGAGAAATATCCGCGGGTTCTCGTCACTCGCAATGCCCACCGGCGAGCAGATAAATATTATGGCCCTTACACCAAAGTATGGGCTGTTCGCGAAGCCCTTGATCTGCTCTTGCGTGTCTTTCCGATGCGCTCATGTACGAAGGGTGTGTTTAATGCAGCCCAGCGTTCTGGTAGGCCGTGCTTGAATGGATATATTGATCGTTGTGCTGCGCCATGCGTCGGGCGCGTAAGTGACGAAGAACATCGCCACATTGCCCGCGAAATGATTGCCTTCCTAGATAGTTCCGGAGAGGAACTTATTAGCGAAAAAACGGAGCAGATGAAGCAGGCAGCTTTAGCTGAGGATTTTGAAAAAGCAGCCCGATTGCGTGATGATATCGCTGCACTTACCACCGTTGCTGAGCGTAACTCAGTAGTTCTCGATTCAGATATAGATGCCGATATTTTCGGGCTCGAATTTGATGAGCTTGAAGCTTCTGTGCAGGTTTTCTATGTGCGGGCAGGGCGGATCCGCGGCCAACGCGGCTGGGTGACCTCGGTTGAAGATCTTGACAAGTCGGCGCTGTTGAACCAACTTATACTACAGGTCTATGGCGAATATGCTCCTATGCCGAAAACTAAAAAACGCAGTCAAGCGCGCTCGGTTGACGACGTCGAACATACCGCTACCGATGCTATTCCACGCGAAATTTGGCTGCCAGCTTTACCCGATGATCACCAGGCGTTACAAACCTGGCTTACTCAATTGCGTGGCGCAGGCGTTAAAATTCGGGTGCCACAACGAGGCACCAAAGCGCAACTTGCCCAGACCGTACACACGAATGCGGTTCATGCGCTCCAACGTCACAAGATTGAACGCGCCGGAGATATCACCGAACGTTCCCAAGCACTCGAAGAGCTACGCGAGGGGCTAGACCTAAAACGAGCTCCATTGCGTATTGAATGTTATGACATCTCCCACACTCAAGGTACGCATCAAGTTGCATCGATGGTTGTTTTCGAAGATGGGTTGGCAAAGAAATCTGACTATCGACATTTCATCGTGCGCGGCCCAGATGGGACCGGCGCCCGGGACGATACAGCTGCTATGGATGAAGTTCTTCGGCGGCGTTTGGCGCGGTTAGAACAAGGCGATGACACAGACGATATCTTCGACGACGAACTTCAACCGGTTTCTTCCCAGCCCACCACGCCACGAAAGTTTGCCTATAAGCCGGACTTGATCGTCGTCGACGGCGGATTGCCGCAAGTTAATGCGGCCCAGCGCGTCGTTGAAGATATGGGCGCAGACGTCACAATTATCGGATTGGCTAAACGCCTCGAAGAGATATGGATTCCAGGGGAGGAGTTCCCGGTTATTCTTTCGCGCTCGTCGCCAGCGTTGCGTTTATTGCAATATGTGCGCGATGAATCGCATCGGTTTGCTATTACGTTCCATCGCAAAAAGCGCTCTAAGGCGATGACTCGTTCAGCGTTGGATGAGATCCCTGGACTGGGACCGGCGAAACAGAAAGCGCTACTGAAGAAGTTTGGTTCACTGGCAAAAATTAGGGTAGCGACGCGCGATGAATTAATGCAAACCCCTGGAATTGGACCAGCACTTGCAGATGTAGTGCTCGCGCAACTAGCTAAAAACACCACATAA
- a CDS encoding phosphoglycerate kinase encodes MRTIDTLGDLAGKKVFVRSDFNVPLDSDKNITDDGRIQAALPTIKRLIAAGARVIVAAHLGRPKGQVNPDYSLAPVAKRLGELLGKDVVLATDTVGEGAHLATADMHDGDVVLLENVRFDARETSKVDAEREELAGEYAKLADAFVSDGFGVVHRKQASVYDLAKVLPSAAGELVFKEIDSLSKATAQPERPYTVILGGAKVSDKLGVIANLLEKADRLIIGGGMAYTFLKAQGYEVGSSLLEEDQVATAQSFIEKAAQKGIEFLLPIDTVVAPEFKADAPAEVVDANAIPADKMGLDIGPKTIELFTNAIASSKTIAWNGPMGVFEFEAFANGTKAVASALESAAGFTIVGGGDSAAAVRLLGFDETKFDHISTGGGASLEYLEGKELPGIAVLED; translated from the coding sequence ATGAGAACTATTGATACGCTCGGCGATCTTGCCGGCAAGAAAGTTTTTGTACGATCGGACTTCAACGTCCCACTCGATTCGGACAAGAACATTACCGACGACGGCCGTATCCAAGCCGCACTACCCACGATTAAGCGTCTGATTGCAGCTGGCGCACGCGTCATCGTTGCAGCACATCTTGGCCGGCCAAAAGGTCAAGTAAACCCTGACTATTCGTTAGCTCCTGTTGCCAAGCGCCTTGGTGAATTGCTCGGCAAAGATGTTGTGCTCGCAACTGACACCGTAGGCGAAGGTGCACACTTAGCTACTGCCGATATGCACGATGGTGATGTCGTCCTTCTAGAAAACGTTCGGTTCGATGCTCGCGAAACCTCTAAGGTTGATGCTGAGCGTGAAGAATTAGCTGGCGAATACGCTAAGCTCGCTGATGCGTTCGTCTCTGATGGCTTCGGCGTCGTTCACCGCAAGCAAGCATCGGTTTACGATCTTGCCAAGGTGTTGCCGTCTGCTGCAGGTGAGCTCGTCTTTAAAGAAATTGACTCACTTTCTAAAGCTACTGCTCAGCCGGAACGCCCATACACCGTTATTCTTGGTGGTGCGAAAGTTTCCGATAAGCTCGGCGTCATCGCTAATCTTTTGGAAAAAGCTGACCGGCTCATCATTGGTGGCGGTATGGCCTACACGTTCTTAAAGGCACAAGGATACGAAGTTGGCTCCTCGCTTCTCGAAGAAGACCAAGTAGCTACCGCACAATCCTTTATCGAAAAAGCTGCACAGAAGGGCATTGAGTTCTTGTTGCCTATCGATACCGTCGTCGCACCAGAATTCAAAGCCGATGCTCCTGCAGAAGTCGTTGATGCGAATGCGATTCCAGCCGACAAGATGGGCTTAGATATTGGTCCTAAGACGATTGAGCTGTTCACCAATGCTATTGCTTCTTCGAAGACGATCGCATGGAACGGCCCAATGGGCGTATTCGAATTTGAAGCGTTCGCTAATGGAACCAAAGCAGTTGCTTCCGCATTAGAATCCGCAGCAGGGTTCACCATTGTTGGCGGTGGCGATTCGGCTGCTGCTGTTCGTCTGCTCGGATTCGACGAAACAAAGTTTGACCATATTTCCACCGGTGGTGGCGCTTCCCTCGAATACCTCGAGGGCAAAGAGCTCCCGGGCATTGCAGTTTTGGAGGACTGA
- the gap gene encoding type I glyceraldehyde-3-phosphate dehydrogenase: protein MTIRVAINGFGRIGRNFIRAAYKRGANFEIVAVNDLTDNKTLAHLLKHDSTLGAWDHEVSASEDSILVDGREIKAFAERNPADLPWGDLNIDIVIESTGFFTDATKAQAHIDAGAKKVIISAPAKNEDATFVMGVNDADYDPAKHNIISNASCTTNCLAPVAKVLQEKFGIVKGLMTTVHAYTGDQRILDAPHSDLRRARAAAINIVPTKTGAAAAVALVLPELKGKFDGFAMRVPVPTGSAVDLTFESEKSDVTVEEINAAIKEAAEGELKGILAYSEEPLVSTDIVHDPHTSIFDAGLTKVIDGQVKIISWYDNEWGYSNSLVSITDLVASKF from the coding sequence GTGACTATTCGCGTTGCTATTAACGGTTTCGGCCGCATCGGTCGTAATTTTATCCGTGCAGCCTACAAGCGTGGCGCAAACTTTGAGATTGTTGCAGTAAACGATTTGACTGATAACAAGACCCTTGCCCACCTACTCAAGCACGATTCAACTCTCGGTGCTTGGGATCACGAAGTCTCCGCATCAGAGGATTCCATCCTCGTTGATGGTCGTGAGATCAAGGCTTTCGCAGAGCGCAACCCAGCAGATCTCCCATGGGGCGATCTTAATATTGATATCGTTATCGAGTCCACCGGTTTCTTCACCGATGCTACCAAGGCCCAGGCACACATTGATGCTGGTGCAAAGAAGGTTATTATCTCCGCTCCAGCAAAGAACGAAGATGCTACCTTCGTAATGGGCGTTAACGACGCCGATTACGATCCAGCAAAGCACAATATTATTTCTAACGCATCTTGCACCACGAACTGCTTGGCACCAGTTGCTAAGGTTCTCCAGGAGAAGTTCGGTATCGTCAAGGGCTTGATGACCACCGTCCACGCATACACCGGCGATCAGCGCATCCTCGATGCGCCACACAGCGATCTTCGCCGTGCACGCGCTGCTGCAATCAACATCGTTCCTACCAAGACCGGTGCTGCTGCTGCTGTTGCTTTGGTTCTCCCAGAACTCAAGGGCAAGTTCGATGGTTTCGCAATGCGCGTTCCAGTTCCAACCGGTTCCGCAGTTGACTTGACTTTCGAATCTGAGAAGTCAGATGTCACCGTTGAAGAAATCAATGCTGCAATCAAGGAAGCTGCTGAAGGCGAACTCAAGGGTATCCTCGCATACTCCGAAGAGCCACTCGTCTCCACCGACATCGTCCACGATCCACACACCTCCATCTTCGATGCAGGTCTAACCAAGGTCATCGATGGCCAGGTCAAGATCATCTCTTGGTACGACAACGAATGGGGTTACTCCAACTCCCTCGTTTCCATTACCGATCTCGTTGCCTCAAAGTTCTGA
- the secG gene encoding preprotein translocase subunit SecG — translation MAILEIIITVLLVISSLLLIGTILLHKGRGGGISDMFGGGISTAMRSSGVAEKNLNRITVIVALVWITCVILLGLITKVSF, via the coding sequence GTGGCGATTCTTGAAATCATTATTACCGTCCTCCTTGTTATCTCAAGTTTGTTGCTTATTGGCACAATTCTGTTGCACAAGGGCCGTGGTGGCGGTATCTCAGATATGTTTGGCGGCGGTATTTCAACTGCCATGCGTTCCTCTGGTGTTGCGGAGAAGAACCTCAACCGTATTACAGTGATCGTCGCACTTGTGTGGATCACCTGCGTTATTCTCCTTGGCCTTATTACAAAGGTAAGCTTCTAA
- the tkt gene encoding transketolase, whose protein sequence is MTSLTWTELDQQAVRYGRVLAADAVQKAGNGHPGTAISLAPAAYLLFHKVMRHDAADPQWLGRDRFVLSIGHSSLTLYTQLFYSGYGLELDDFKALRTYESQMPGHPEYGWTPGVEMTTGPLGQGLASAVGMAMAARRERGLFDPDAPAGLSPFDHFVYVMCGEGDLEEGVTSEASSLAGTQNLGNLIVIFDDNQISIEDDTVIALSEDILARYEAYGWHTQHVAWRNPDSGDYVEDVAALYNAIAAAQKVTDRPSIIKLSTIIAWPSPTKQNTGASHGAALGDDEVRGLKLALGLDPEAMFQMPEHVLDGVRANARQRSADARSTWEERFTQWRDAHPDQVALLERLQKRELPAGWETVIPTFEAGTAMATRTASGKVLTSLKDVLPELWGGSADLGGSNNTTMIGEPSFLPRDRSSSAFSGHEYGRTLHFGIREHAMGAILNGISLHGLTRPYGGTFFVFSDYMRPAVRLAALMHVPSIFVWTHDSVGVGEDGPTHQPIEHLWSYRAIPDFDMIRPADANETAYAWRGILERDSNPSGLILSRQNLPVFERGDSQAVGDTLASAAGVLRGGYVLADAEHIDVVLIATGSEVAVALEARTLLAAQGIGARVVSMPCIEWFTDQDLDYRESVIPSDIKARVSIEAGTTLGWHSIIGDDGVAVGIDHYGASANGNFLLQEYGMNAENVVAAAKESLSRIK, encoded by the coding sequence ATGACGTCACTTACATGGACAGAGTTAGATCAGCAGGCAGTGAGATATGGACGTGTGCTGGCTGCTGATGCTGTGCAAAAGGCAGGCAATGGGCATCCGGGAACAGCGATCTCACTTGCTCCAGCAGCTTACTTACTGTTCCACAAGGTTATGCGCCATGATGCAGCTGACCCGCAGTGGCTTGGCCGAGATCGGTTTGTGCTTTCGATTGGGCACTCCTCGTTAACTCTTTATACACAGTTGTTCTATTCTGGTTACGGTTTAGAGCTCGATGATTTTAAGGCGTTACGGACTTATGAATCTCAGATGCCTGGCCATCCAGAATACGGTTGGACTCCCGGGGTGGAGATGACAACTGGCCCTCTGGGGCAGGGTTTGGCCTCAGCGGTCGGAATGGCTATGGCCGCTCGTCGTGAACGTGGCTTATTTGATCCAGATGCGCCAGCCGGACTGAGCCCGTTTGATCATTTTGTTTATGTTATGTGTGGCGAAGGTGATCTTGAAGAAGGCGTTACCTCTGAAGCCTCGTCGCTAGCTGGTACCCAAAACTTGGGTAATTTGATTGTTATTTTTGACGATAACCAGATCTCTATCGAAGATGATACCGTTATCGCATTAAGTGAAGATATTTTGGCTCGCTATGAGGCTTATGGTTGGCATACGCAACATGTTGCGTGGCGTAATCCTGACTCAGGCGATTACGTTGAAGATGTTGCGGCGCTCTACAATGCAATCGCAGCTGCGCAAAAAGTCACTGATCGTCCTTCGATCATTAAGCTTTCGACGATCATTGCCTGGCCATCGCCGACGAAGCAAAATACTGGTGCTTCTCATGGAGCAGCTTTGGGTGATGATGAAGTTCGTGGCCTTAAACTAGCGCTGGGTCTTGATCCTGAGGCGATGTTCCAGATGCCTGAGCACGTCCTTGACGGTGTTCGAGCCAATGCCCGGCAACGGAGTGCAGATGCGCGTTCTACGTGGGAGGAAAGATTTACTCAGTGGCGTGATGCTCACCCTGATCAGGTGGCTTTGCTTGAACGCTTGCAAAAACGTGAACTGCCCGCAGGTTGGGAAACTGTTATACCGACTTTCGAAGCCGGTACTGCTATGGCTACTCGTACGGCATCTGGAAAAGTATTGACATCGCTCAAAGACGTCTTGCCCGAGTTATGGGGTGGCTCGGCTGATTTGGGTGGTTCAAACAACACGACGATGATTGGGGAACCTTCCTTCTTACCGCGCGACCGATCCTCGAGTGCGTTTAGCGGCCACGAATATGGGCGTACTTTGCATTTTGGCATTCGGGAACATGCTATGGGAGCGATTCTCAACGGTATCTCGTTGCACGGATTGACCCGACCTTACGGCGGCACATTCTTCGTATTTTCTGACTATATGCGTCCCGCGGTGCGACTGGCTGCATTGATGCACGTCCCTTCGATTTTTGTGTGGACGCATGATTCAGTTGGTGTTGGCGAAGATGGTCCTACCCATCAGCCTATTGAGCATTTATGGTCATATCGCGCTATTCCTGATTTTGATATGATACGTCCTGCTGATGCTAACGAAACTGCCTACGCATGGCGTGGAATTCTTGAACGTGATTCAAATCCGTCAGGTCTAATTCTTTCGCGACAAAACCTGCCAGTCTTTGAACGTGGTGATTCTCAGGCTGTGGGCGATACATTGGCTAGCGCTGCTGGCGTGCTCCGGGGTGGTTACGTTTTAGCTGATGCTGAGCATATTGATGTTGTGTTGATTGCTACCGGATCTGAAGTTGCAGTAGCGCTCGAAGCCCGTACTCTTCTTGCTGCACAAGGAATCGGTGCACGAGTAGTTTCGATGCCGTGTATCGAATGGTTTACTGACCAAGATCTGGACTACCGCGAATCAGTTATCCCATCTGATATTAAAGCCAGAGTTTCGATCGAAGCTGGTACGACATTAGGTTGGCATTCCATTATTGGTGATGATGGCGTGGCAGTGGGTATTGATCATTACGGTGCATCAGCAAATGGTAATTTCCTACTCCAGGAATACGGTATGAATGCGGAAAATGTTGTAGCTGCTGCGAAGGAGTCACTGTCTCGGATCAAGTAA
- the whiA gene encoding DNA-binding protein WhiA, with translation MPALTASVKDEICKVYPTTLSAMVAELSTMFRFAGGLQINGGVVSLQAEFTHPGAANHLFELVRKVYSIEPDVVAISNSMRHGNMYLVRIVKDGERVARRAGILDVRGRPVRGLAPQIVGGTKADAAAAWRGAFLARGTLLEPGRNAALEVTCPSMEAAYAIGGLARRLDVSYRARESRGAFRADIREGDAISTMLARMGANDAVLKWEELRTEREVHGQANRLANFDDANMRRSADAAIVAVIRVKRAFEILGDEIPENLRQAGEFRIKYPEDSLNLLGERLSPPATKDAVAGRLRRLNTMADKRAGELGIATTMDAVQEQTGVRDRTL, from the coding sequence ATGCCAGCATTGACCGCATCTGTCAAGGATGAAATCTGTAAAGTTTATCCAACGACGTTATCCGCGATGGTTGCCGAACTTTCAACCATGTTCCGGTTTGCTGGTGGGCTACAGATTAACGGTGGCGTTGTCTCCTTACAAGCAGAATTCACCCACCCTGGAGCAGCAAACCATCTTTTTGAATTAGTCCGCAAAGTATATTCGATTGAGCCCGACGTCGTTGCTATTAGTAATTCAATGCGCCACGGCAATATGTATCTGGTGCGGATTGTTAAAGACGGCGAACGCGTGGCACGCAGAGCTGGAATTCTCGATGTTCGTGGGCGCCCTGTTCGTGGTTTGGCACCACAAATTGTCGGTGGCACAAAAGCTGATGCAGCAGCTGCTTGGCGTGGCGCATTTCTTGCCCGCGGCACATTGTTAGAACCTGGGCGCAATGCCGCCTTGGAAGTTACATGCCCATCTATGGAAGCAGCTTATGCGATCGGCGGTTTAGCTCGCCGCCTCGACGTCTCGTATCGGGCACGAGAATCTCGTGGGGCTTTCCGAGCAGATATCCGTGAAGGCGATGCCATTTCGACGATGCTTGCTCGGATGGGAGCTAATGACGCGGTTCTTAAATGGGAAGAACTGCGCACTGAGCGGGAGGTTCACGGGCAAGCTAACCGGTTAGCTAATTTCGATGATGCAAATATGCGCAGAAGTGCTGATGCTGCGATTGTCGCAGTTATCCGGGTCAAACGCGCTTTTGAGATTCTCGGGGATGAGATTCCGGAAAATCTGCGCCAGGCTGGAGAATTCAGGATCAAGTACCCTGAAGATTCGTTGAATCTTTTGGGAGAACGGTTATCTCCACCGGCAACGAAAGATGCAGTTGCTGGGCGATTACGACGATTAAATACGATGGCCGACAAGCGCGCTGGTGAGCTTGGTATTGCAACAACTATGGATGCGGTACAAGAACAAACTGGTGTTAGAGATCGCACACTATGA
- the xerD gene encoding site-specific tyrosine recombinase XerD, with translation MTFLRQFQHAVDDYLAHLTVERALSDNTIAAYRRDLTHYRDHLNMRGVLALDAITPEDCASFVDYLRGGSGAKPLATTSVARMVTAMRRFHEFLLTEGLTTNDPSRDIHPPKIGMRLPKAISIPQMQLLIQTAANGHGPIALRDLALVEILYGTGARISEAIGLKPTDIDSESASIRLLGKGRKERVLPLGRYALEAVDAYLVRGRPELAARSAKPSSALFLNKRGNGLSRQSAWGIIQSIAHEAQLDDISPHTFRHSFATHLLQGGADVRIVQEMLGHSSVTTTQIYTMVTRETLKEVYATAHPRAWHE, from the coding sequence ATGACGTTTTTGCGCCAGTTCCAGCACGCCGTCGATGATTATTTGGCACATTTAACAGTTGAACGCGCCCTATCGGACAACACTATCGCAGCCTATCGGCGCGATTTAACTCACTATCGTGACCACCTCAACATGCGTGGAGTTTTAGCTCTTGACGCGATAACGCCTGAAGATTGTGCCTCCTTCGTAGATTATCTACGCGGTGGTTCTGGAGCGAAACCATTGGCAACGACGTCGGTAGCCCGAATGGTAACCGCAATGCGTCGGTTTCACGAATTCCTCCTTACTGAAGGCCTAACCACAAATGATCCCAGCCGAGATATCCATCCACCAAAAATCGGAATGCGCCTGCCTAAAGCGATATCGATACCCCAGATGCAACTGTTGATTCAAACAGCAGCCAATGGCCACGGACCGATAGCACTCCGCGATCTGGCTTTGGTAGAAATACTTTACGGCACTGGGGCCCGCATCTCTGAAGCTATCGGACTCAAACCCACCGATATCGACAGCGAATCGGCCTCCATTCGGCTTTTGGGTAAAGGACGAAAAGAACGCGTCTTACCTCTAGGTAGATATGCCCTCGAAGCCGTAGACGCCTATCTCGTGCGTGGTCGCCCAGAACTTGCAGCGCGAAGTGCGAAACCGTCGTCGGCATTATTTTTAAATAAACGTGGCAATGGGCTTTCCCGCCAAAGCGCATGGGGGATTATTCAAAGCATTGCTCACGAGGCACAACTTGATGATATTTCTCCCCATACGTTTCGCCATTCATTTGCCACCCACCTCCTCCAAGGTGGGGCAGATGTACGTATAGTTCAAGAAATGCTCGGACATTCTTCGGTCACGACAACCCAGATTTATACCATGGTGACGCGTGAAACACTAAAAGAAGTCTATGCAACTGCCCATCCACGTGCGTGGCACGAGTAA
- the tpiA gene encoding triose-phosphate isomerase — MTRTPIMAGNWKMNLDHLEATALVQKLGWTLNDLKHDFDAVECVVVPPFTDIRSVQTLVDAEEFKITYGAQDVSINDEGAFTGEISTTMLNKLGVSYVVVGHSERREYHGETNELIGKKAKKVLDAGMTPIVCCGEALEIRKEGSHVSYVLGQIEAMFANFSAAEVAKLVIAYEPIWAIGTGEVATPADAQEVCGAIRGKIAEMFDDATAQAVRIQYGGSVKSSNVVEIMAQPDVDGALVGGASLQAEEFAKIVTFQQA; from the coding sequence ATGACACGTACGCCAATTATGGCCGGTAACTGGAAGATGAACCTAGATCATCTTGAAGCAACCGCGCTAGTACAAAAACTCGGATGGACCCTCAACGATCTCAAGCATGATTTTGATGCTGTCGAGTGTGTAGTTGTTCCACCGTTTACAGATATTCGTTCCGTACAGACCCTCGTCGACGCTGAAGAATTCAAGATCACTTACGGTGCACAAGATGTTTCAATCAACGACGAAGGTGCTTTCACCGGCGAAATCTCAACCACCATGCTCAACAAGCTTGGCGTGAGCTACGTCGTTGTTGGCCACTCGGAGCGACGCGAATACCATGGCGAAACCAATGAATTAATTGGTAAGAAAGCCAAGAAGGTTCTCGATGCTGGGATGACCCCAATCGTGTGTTGTGGTGAAGCTCTAGAGATCCGCAAAGAAGGCAGCCACGTTTCCTACGTACTTGGTCAAATCGAGGCTATGTTCGCTAACTTTAGTGCTGCTGAAGTAGCAAAACTTGTTATCGCATATGAACCAATTTGGGCTATCGGTACCGGTGAAGTTGCAACCCCTGCTGATGCACAAGAAGTGTGTGGCGCTATTCGCGGCAAGATCGCAGAGATGTTTGATGATGCTACCGCGCAAGCCGTTCGTATTCAGTACGGCGGTTCGGTGAAGTCATCCAACGTTGTTGAGATCATGGCACAACCAGATGTTGATGGTGCTCTCGTTGGTGGCGCTTCACTCCAAGCAGAAGAATTTGCTAAGATCGTGACCTTCCAACAGGCCTGA